The Deltaproteobacteria bacterium genomic sequence TCTTCGCTAGTAAATTCAACTATTGATGTATAATTGTCAATGTCTATTTGTAGGGTAGTTATTGCAGTTTCAACCTCTGTACCGTTTTGTGCAATATCTTCAAGAGTTGCTGGGGGGTCACCTGTTTGTGAAGTATAACTTTCAATCAAGCCGCGGCCATTTGCGATTAGTTCATTTAAAGCAAGTGCTTGTCGTTGCATACTTAAGATAGCAACAGCATTTCTGATTTCTGTATAAGCGTGAATAAAGTCTAGGATAATTTGACGAGCCAGTGAATTACCAACATTTGCGGCTTCTACTAAATATGGTCTGATTTTGTAAAATTCATAATATATTCGTTCTAATTCTTTAGTGTATTCCTCACATTCGTTATTGCCGATGAGATAATTTGTGCCATCGTTAATATGCGTATTGGCTTCAGATGTTGTAGTACTTAACGATTCTAAAAATCGCTGTAATTCAGTAAGATACCTTGAGGCAGTTAAAGTATTTTCATCTGGAATCTCTTCTGGGGTAGTTGGTTCATAATAGCCTTCATGGATCACATCATCATCAGGAAGAGATATAAATGGTGTTACTGGCGAAACTATTGGTGGTGGTAACGCCTTCGGCTGCGGCCTTGGTGCAATTTGCATAAGTGTTGTTGATTGTGGTAATGCTGGTACGTTAGTTGTCGTTGGGCTTCTTGCAATAGCATTTGTATTACTATTACTATTAGTATTACTATTAGTATTAGTATTAGTAGTTCCTAATACGTCGGTTTGAGAACCATTAGCTTCAGTCTCCGACGCCATTGTTGCAATAGTTACAGCAAATACATCGGCATAAGCGCGTAATACATTTAAAACGCGACCGACTGTCACTTCATTACTATCTGCTCTCCAAGCTTGTAACACCGCCGCCAATTCGGCCCAAGCCTGTGCTTCTCTTGCTGTTTGCAGTTCTTGTTTTGATCCTTTGGGCCATAGTGGGTCACGAGGCTGTGAATAAAAATCCAACCCCAAACTTCGTTGCAAACCATGCGCAATACGCATTGCCAATAAAAACTGCACGGTTTATTCAATGGCTAATTCAATATTGTCAATATTGCCTTGATCATTCAATAATTGCAGCGTACTAACGGCACCTAAACAGATGGCCTCTTCAGTAAAATACAATCCCGCCTCAATACTATTAACCGCAAAGTCTTTAACTAATTGTGCGGCGCCAGCTCTTACAGTTGGTGTTGCTGTACTTGCCATTGCCCGTAATTGTTGATTAGTTGCGAACTGCCCAGCACGTACGGTTTGCATGGTTTTAATGCCTTGCTGCACTGCTCATGCTTGTCGAGCTGCTTGGATAGCTTGCAACTGCTCTGGCATGTAGGGCCCCGGCAAATTGCACTGCCCCCATCATCACCACGCTCCAAAAATATCCCTCGGGGCTATTATCAATTAACTCTTGTTCATCAAGAGCCCAATGCAAGCCATTCATACCAGCATGAAGTGCGACACCATCAATCGTTATGGTAGCAGCACATAAGCCAAATGTTTCTAAGCATAACTCTCCTTTACGAGCTATTTTAAATAGCCGAGCTATTGGGGTTGTTGCACGACCTAGTATAGCATTGCTGCCTATACCACGAGTTACCGTCGCTACCCCCACCATTTCCCAAAACACTGGTGAATCTATAGCCTTAAGCACCTCTTTGCCATTTCGTTTAATAAACGATGGCTCGGCCGCTTTTATATCAGCTAAAATAGGGGCCATTGTTGCACTATTGACTATCTTTTGTAATTTGGCGTGCTCTTGGTCTTGCTCGATGCGCTGTAAACGCTTTACCTCTTCTTTGTATAAGTGGGCGTCATAGTGTTCTTTTTTATTCGTGGTTACTAAGGGTTTACCTGTTAGTTGCGATTTATATACCACTATTATTTCACTCCAGTGTTTCTTTACTAACTTGTTAAGCTTATGAGATTCTAAATCTTCACTTGCTAATATTAGTTTGCGTGAGTTTAGTTCGCGTAGTTGTAATACAGTATTTATCGCTAATGTCAACGAGCCCTTAGTATCCTTAGTATAATGAAAACTTTCTTTTGCCGTAATTTGATGACGCAAAAATGACTGTATCGTTGCATAATAGGCTAATAAGGCATCACCAACGCGTCGAGCCTTAGCGGTCTGTTGCAAATATAATATGCGGTTAGTTATAATTTTATCTATGGCTAGGCGTTTCTAACTGCTTACCGAATATTTGGCCATCGTGTCTAAGATGGGGTCTGCCTTTACCTCGATGTTTTTAGGAGTAATCGATTTACCATTTAATAACAACAAAAGTGCTTTATCCATGGCATTAATAGAATAGTTCAAATGTTCGATTACTTTGCGTTCTTTAGCTTCATCAAAATGCTCAGGATTGGCTGCTATTGACAAATATGCCGCCTCGGGGTCCCCTGAAAATTCATCAGGTTTTTCTAAACCTATCGGAAATCGCTCACCAGGTATGGGGCCGTTTTTATATCTATTATAAGTCATTAAGCTCAATAGGTCGCTTGCTAGGGTTTTACCCTCTCTTAGATAACCCAACCCTTTGCGCACCATGCTGGTTTTACCAGAATTTTTCAGCAACCATAGCTTTAATTCATTTGTTTTAGCGCTTTGACTGCTGCGGCATATGATGCCTTGGCCAACCGCCAACAATGGTAGTTGGTTCTCTTTTTGAGTCGCAGTGTCTAGGCATGATGACATTACTTTTAATATTTGAGTTTGCGCACACTCATTACGCGATAATACATCTTTATCTGTTGCTGTTTGGGTAAACGCTGGGTCTAAGGCGCTCTTAGAGTCGGTAATTAATTTGCCAATGTTATGAGGCTTAGTTTCACAAATCGGACATTCAATTATTTCGTCTTTACCATTTATACCGTTTTTAATATTTACGGTGGCGGTGGTTTTAGATGTGGTATTTTTATCATGCTTATCTACTTCAGAGCTTGATAAACCTGTGTGTGTTTTACCATTAGGTATTGGAGGTATTGAAAAGATATTTTTTAGATCAAGCGATGGATGACAGATATGTACACATATCTAACTAAGGCCTAGATTTAAATTCAATAAAAGTGGGGATAAATATAAAATAATGATTAGTGATAACACTAATCAACAAAAGCTTTGAGTGCTTTAGAGCGAGCCGGATGGCGCAATTTGCTTAATGCTTTGGCTTCGATTTGGCGAATACGCTCGCGGGTAACCGCAAATTTGCCCGCAATTTGTTCAAGCGTTAGTTCGCTATCTTCGTTAATACCAAAGCGCAGACTTAACACCGCTTGCTCACGTGGAGTCAGGCTCGACATTTGTGAGCGAGCTTCAACAGCCAGCTCGGTAGACATTGCGCCTTGCGATGGTAATTCAGCCTTTTCGTTGGTAATGAAATCAACCAAAGTCGCTTCTTTATCATCACCAACTGGAGTTTCTAAAAACACGGTTTTTGTAGCTGAACCAATTACTTCTTCAACGCGTTCAATCGGGATACTGAGTTTATCTGCGATCTCTTGTACGTTTGGTTCACGTCCCAAAGAATGAGTAAGATAACGCATAGTGCGAGAGATTTTGTTGAGCGCTTCAGTGCGATGAACTGGCAAACGTATAGTGCGCCCTTGGTCAGCTAAAGCACGCACCATGGCTTGACGGATCCACCAATTGGCATAAGTTGAAAAACGATAGCCGCGACGAAATTCAAATTTTTCGGCAGCGCGCATTAAACCAATGTTGCCCTCTTGAATGAGGTCAAGCAGTTGCAAGCCACGATTAGTATATTTTCGAGCAATAAAAACAACCTGTTTCAGGTGTGATTCAATTAACTCACTGCGGGCTTTATTAACTTTAGCTTGCGCCTTGCGAATAGCATAACAAGTTGCATGTAAAGCATCGTTTGACATGCCAGCAGATTCGGCAATTCGCTCACGAGTTATTTGTGTTGCAGTAAGCAAGTCATCTAATTGACGCACTGCAGCAACACTAATGTCTAATTTTTTACTTAAACTTTGAGCTACACCGCGTTCGCGCTTAGCTTTTTTTAAGCGTTTGGATAGATCATCTTCAGAGATCTTTAGGGTTTTAAGCACGCGTTGTATTTCAGCTTCAGAAGCATCGAGCCGAGATTCTAAGGACATCAAACGATTAAAGCCACGTTCGATATCATCTTTCGATACTTCATTGTCAGAGCTGATTTTACCTAAAACGCCTGAAGCAATAACAGCATTAACCACGTCCTGTTCAGCAACTTCTACGCGTTTTGCAGTTATTACCTCTGTTTCACGAGTTAGTTGAGGTGCAGCAGCTACACGGCGTAAATAGATACGCAGGGCATCGATTGCCTCAGCCGGAAGACTAATCCCCTTTAAAATAGTAGTGGGATCTTCTTCTTTTTCGTTTTCAGTTGCTGCTGTCGTGTCATCTTCTATTGGGGATAGTTCTTTTTTAGTAGCTGTAGCTGTTGCAGACGATCGTGAAGCTGAGCTAGATAAAACGATCGTTTGCATATTTTTTTTACGTCTGTTGGTACTTGTCGATGAACTTTTACTACCCCCTAAGTCCATAACACTATTCGCCAAATCGTCTTTATTTTTCATAATGCTGGCCCGTCCTCGATACCGGGATATCCTCTGACGCTACAATGGCGCGCCGATTAATGTTGCTGCTTATCGATATTCGCGCCGGTTTTGTTGGTCGCCGCGAGGTTTCGTTATTTTTATAAACCTCGAAAACGCACTTCGTATTCCAAGAACCTTACTTAGCAATACGAGCAGCGCAATAGGAGATGCTCATTCTTACGCCTATTGTCAACCCAGAACTGTGCTCTATTTCGATATTGTTGATTGCGAAATTTTGTTAATGGCAATAATGTCAGGATATTGCATCGCGTAGTTGCCAACAACCTAGCCCTTAAGCTAGCCTCTGTGGCTCTTGATCTTAAGGCAAAATGTGACTTTGTGGTAGGAGTCGTGCAAGTGCGATCCAAAAAATTTACGATTTTATCAAAATACGCGTTTTTATCATTTATTACGCTCATTTTTAGTTTTGTCATGAGCAGTTGCGGCGTTGAAACTGTGGTGCATGGCGTTAATGAGCGTGAAGCTAATCGAATTATTGAAACGCTAGCGTTACGTGATATTAACGCTGATAAGCTAACTAATACCTCTGGTCGTCAAGTAGTATACGATATTACCGTAGCAGCTTCTCGACGCATTGATGCAATTAAAGTGTTAAACGAGAACGAGCTACCGCGGCGTGTTTCAAAAGGTTATATTGATGTTTTTGCTACAACCGGGCTTATTCCAACTTCATCTGAAGAAAAAGCCAAAAAGTTAGCAGCGCTTGAAGGTG encodes the following:
- a CDS encoding sigma-70 family RNA polymerase sigma factor, with amino-acid sequence MKNKDDLANSVMDLGGSKSSSTSTNRRKKNMQTIVLSSSASRSSATATATKKELSPIEDDTTAATENEKEEDPTTILKGISLPAEAIDALRIYLRRVAAAPQLTRETEVITAKRVEVAEQDVVNAVIASGVLGKISSDNEVSKDDIERGFNRLMSLESRLDASEAEIQRVLKTLKISEDDLSKRLKKAKRERGVAQSLSKKLDISVAAVRQLDDLLTATQITRERIAESAGMSNDALHATCYAIRKAQAKVNKARSELIESHLKQVVFIARKYTNRGLQLLDLIQEGNIGLMRAAEKFEFRRGYRFSTYANWWIRQAMVRALADQGRTIRLPVHRTEALNKISRTMRYLTHSLGREPNVQEIADKLSIPIERVEEVIGSATKTVFLETPVGDDKEATLVDFITNEKAELPSQGAMSTELAVEARSQMSSLTPREQAVLSLRFGINEDSELTLEQIAGKFAVTRERIRQIEAKALSKLRHPARSKALKAFVD